The Rosa rugosa chromosome 3, drRosRugo1.1, whole genome shotgun sequence sequence TTCCACCTGCTATAATCCATGTTGAATGGCTAGGAGAACCCCAGCTCTTAAAGTAAGAGTTTTTGCGTGAAAAGTTTAGGTAACACTCCTTGGTTATCAAAATGAACTGTCTGCCAAAAGTTGCAGTATTAGGATTTAGTAAACTATATACGCCAAGGATCTATTGGATGGCCCTCCCATATAATAAATCAATCCTCTCACCAAATATCACCATCATATTCCTtaataaatttgaaattttgctTAATCTGTATTGCGTGATGGAAGCTTGTTATGCCAACATCAGTTAATCCCTGTGGCTCACATATTCCCCCCATTCTCGTGGAGAACTGCACAATGACAATTTTGAAGAAATTGCACTTGGATCAGAAATTTCTCACGCCACCCTTTTGGAAGCTTCAAACCTGTAATCACGTCACTGACTAAAATAATTGTGGGCTTAGGGAAGTGACACACTCCGAGAAGTACCAAACATTGGCTCTATGCTTCAGTCTATTAGTCTCTACTCTCTGGTATGCTTGTTAGTGAATTTTCAGATAATTGGAGCTTGCAGGTAACTATTCTGTTGGCTTATATTGTTATTACCCGAGAAAACATAGTTTCTTTCTGTGGCTTATAATGTTATTGCATGCATCAGCTACGCTATCAGAAATATAAAATGCAAGTATGCTTTTGGGATAACAAAATTAGAGGATTGAAACTTTGTAAGAGATACTATGTTGAGGAGCTTTGTACTTTCTGGGGCTCTCCATTATGCTCTGTTGAGATCTCCTTGTTGAGCAAGCTTATACGGCACACGCCATGATGCTTGAACCTTTGATCATCAGCAAGCTGACTTATATTGATGCTCTCTGAAAACCTGTTTCCATTAACAGTCCCATTAGTCATTACCTCTGTTTTGCATATGTGGGCTACTCCCAAAACCACATATTCTACTCTACAGCAATGTAATGAAGCTTGTTTTGCTGCATACGATCACTCAATAGTGCAATACTACACAATTAGTACTGTAAATTTACATATTCAGATTATCTCGTTTACCAAAACCCATTTTATGAAATGCAAGTGGAGTACTGTGCTGGCATCTATATATGGATAACATGTACCATACTTGAATGCCAGTTCTCCAATTGCAGTAGGAGATCAATACGTCAATCATAATGTTCCGATTTAGGGGAATTGGAAAGGGTCTCAGGTCGATTATATCCTTGAATGTTCAACGTCCTTTTTATTGAATCAATTGGTAAAGCATAATCTCATCTCCTTCATTGGTTTACAGggtttgctttgtaatttttcttcatcaaaaaaACTCGAACAAAGAGATTATTACCGATAAAGGTGGTACAGTAAATAAAGTAAGATGTACAGTTTTGGCATAAATATACCACTTTCGCTCTTCAGTGTCTTTCATAATATAGAaacaaattttgtatgctatcAACACATTTATGTACAAATGCAAGAAGGGAGACAAACATTTAGGCAATTTGTTGCCCATCAGGGGTATCACCTTCAGGATCGCTTGTCAGGGCAAGAAGTTCGGTTAGCTCCATTCGATACTCGAGACCCTTAAGGTAGTGTCCTAACAGCATGCACCTTGAGAAAGAGAGTGGATTACTAAAAATGGACACCGATGatagaaaagagaagaataatcACTGATAATAATAATTTCCCTTGGAGAAAAAAACCTACTCATGCACAGAAAAGAAGGTAATTTTCTACACAACCAAgcacccaaaagaaaagaaatgaaatcgGGAAGCAAAATGAAACTAAATAAAAAGGAGCCGCCCTACCAGAAGAGGAGGCGTGCTAGGTAGTCCCGCGTTAATAGAATAAGCGGCTGAAATTGAAGTGATGTGTTTTCAACTAGTTCAGCACAATCTTCACTTCCAACATTTATTGCTCCAGCTGAGGTGTTCTCAGATAAAGGAGGCGCCTTAGAATGCATCTTTGGAGAAAGGGTTGCAAGTAGACCATGGACAACAGAGTGGATTATTTCTTTAAGTTCAGGGGATGTTGGTTCTGATAGCTCAGCTACCTGTTTATAGAGTTAATAAATCATCAAATTGCAATCAAAAGCTGTTCATATAGATAACTGTGCACTAAAAGAAGCTAAATTTGATACATTGTTAGCCACCCATACCCCCAAGGTTAGAGCACAACTATAGTAAATAGAATGCACGGATGAAGAAATTTGGTAACAATTATCAAGTGCAGTACTAAAAATTAGAGATATCAATGTAACTGTAACCTGATAATTTCCAAGTGAGTCCGAAAGTTAACCAAAAGCCACACCTCATCCCTATACATCCATGGACATGAATTAGACAGACATGTTAcatatttattattttgaaaCATGGGGGGAGTCAAGGATTGCATTCATGGACTACTCAGAGAGTTTAAAGCATGATGAAAAATCATTCCGTGGAAAAGGAGACAAACTATTTCACGCTGTTAGAGTTATCTGAGACTCAATATGCCAATAACATAACCTCAGTTCAAAGCTGTCTTTTTCCCCAGTTAAATCAAATGAAGATATTAGAAACTGCTACCAACCTTAAATTTCTATAATCTCGacaggaaaaggaagaaacacAGCATCAATACCAATTTGGATGTATAGAGGATAAGAAGAGGAAAGTTAGACCAACTGTCacaatttcatttttcttatgtCATCCTATCAAGAAGGGGGGTTTGCAAGGAAAACGAAACATCATTGATATAGAGGTTGTATGAAAAATCCCTAGAGCAAAAGGTTCATTTCACAACATAACCACTCCCAGATGGTGTGTCCTCATCAGGCTTTAAAGACATAACAAGCTATACATTGCAGGATGGTACTGATGGTAAAATAACTAGCAGTAAAAGACCTAATAATCATCACACTTAATATAACGCTTGTTGTAATTGTATCTATCACTCGCATATGATTATATGCAAAGACCAAATTAggaaaacataaagaaaattAACTATTGTATGTTGCACAAATTGATAGAAACCTTTTCGGGCTGTAGTGATCTTAAATAGTCCAGTAAATCATTCTTTTCTTCCCCAACAAACTGTTGCATTTGAAGAGCAGCACTTTTCCTTTTGACATCGTGGAGTTccttcaagaaaacaaaaaagagattTGAGAATTCTTCTAAACACAAATAATTTATCAGTTGttgaaagaaatggagaagatGTCAATCAATGCCAACCTTAACATGGggatagaaaagaaaaataaaacatgcTGTGATGATTTATTTTTCTCTGATATCTGCAAATAAAACCCAAATCCCAAGACTAGAGGTTTCCAAAACTCAATCATTACAAATCAATAGACCTTTTGGGTAGGCCAGGGACACAAAAGACAACATGATGACTCGTGTTATGAAAACCAATTTGAGGGtgaaaattttgaaagaaataGTTACGTTATGGTTCTATGGTACAAATTTGAGGCTGACATGAAAGACAATATATTGACTCTTCTTGTTACCAAATCCCTTCATTTCACCCTGATGCACTACCGATGACATGGCATGACATCAGTAGGCCAGGTCTATCAGGCACTCCAATCTCCAATATGGCGAAAACGAGCCCAATACTTAGATATCTAATCACAACCAACAACCTAACTACGTCCATGAAACATAAATGGACTGGCATCTTAAAGCGTTAGCAACTAAGCAATGACTTGTTCAAACAATTACATACAAGAAAAGTTCTTAACCCAGCCACTAGAATCAGTAAACAAATATAATCTCTAAATGCAACTTTGCTGAGGCCTAAAGAGGAATCTTGATGGATCATAGATAACACTTTCTTTCTAAAATTGTCCTTTGGTGCCTCTAACAAGGGCCTATCACTTAGTTATATCCAGAATTAAGCATGAGATATAACAAAACATTACTTGAGTTGCTTTAGCATAAAATTGTGTAAAACATTGATAAATCATGACAtctaacaaactcatatgaTTAACTCCACGGAAGATTACTATTGAATACCTTTTTGGCAGAAGACAAATGAGCCTGCAAATGAAGAATATATTGTTGAACCTCAGGTGATACTTCACCGAGGCCTTGAATATCAAGATTCTCCAATGGGTCTTCCATGACTTCTCCAGCCTTAGGTGAAAACTCGTCTTTTGCATGAAATTTGATTATATTTGCACTTTCAAGCAGCATCCCTTGTAAATCAACTTTAGAATCTTCTGATGTTTGCTTTTCAAGATTTTCTTCAGATATATCAAAGTTTCGTTCTAAGCAAAGTCTATATTCAGCATTCCTTAGAGTATATCTGTGATAAAAGGAACAAATCCATACAATGTCAAGTCCACCTCCAGAATTTTTTATTAGTTgacaaacaaacaaactttACTTAAAATAAAGTATGTCATCTTAAACTAGATCATAATCTGCGTTGCATAAAATGAATACTAACATCAAACTAGAATTGATTATGGAGTGGGACAAACTAAATAAAGGCTTCAATAGAGGAAAACAAGGAGGAGTTTTTTGAAAGAACCACGACAGAGTAATAGAGTTCTCTCTCGcaagacacaaaacaaaaatgattaAACATAGCTAAATTGTTGCTTTTGATATAAACAATTAGCATACCCAGTCATCATCGAAGAAACCAACAACTTGGAGAGTGGTTCCCATAAAGCCTCAATAACAACTTGAAACTGATCAGATGGAAGTAAGCCCAACATGCCCGAAATAGTTCTTTTCATAGCATCCACAGTCGTAGGTGGAACATCCTTTTGAATCAGGCTCACGTTCAAGGGCTCTATCTCTTGAATCAAATTTGAGAGAACCGATTTCtacaataaagaaaaatataacaTATTTATTGATTAATAACAACATTTCTAGGGCATGTCATTACAGGAATGTCATTGacaaattcaaaactagttTTCCCCAACAAAACCACCAAGATACATCAAAGAGTGTTTGATATTTCTTCTTAACTAAACAAATTCATTAGCATCCTAAGCTGCATTAACTTCCCTGATTGTAAAACATAAGGCTTTATATGCATGCCATAAGCTTATTACTCATACCATATGATACAAGGCTTTGAACTCACTCCCAATTCAGTTCTACATTTACAATTTTCCACCTCTTGTATCATAATTCCAGCTAAACCATATCGAAACTCAAGGTAATTGCAGCTCAACTCCACGACTGAACCCTAATTCAACAAACATAATTCCCTGAAAGTAAAACATTAGACTTTCAATGCATGGCATAAGCTAATTACTCATTCCTCGCTCCCAATTCAGTTCAACATTCACAATTTTCCATCTCTTCTATTATAATTCTAGCTTAATCATATTGAAAATCAAGTTAATTGCAGCTCTGAACTCCACAACTGAACCCTAATTTAACAAACATAATTCACAAACTTCAGATTGGAATTGAATTGgcaaaggagagagagagagagagttcgtaGCTGACCTTGGAGGATTGAATCGGACGTCTGAGATCGTCGAAAGGAGAAGCCGAAGAAGCGAGAACCAGGCGCGAGAATCTTCTAGGGGTAGCGACGTGGCGGAAgataggaggaggaggaggagaaaagcGAAGCAGAGGAGGAGGGagtagaggaagagaagaagaggaggagatgAAGGAGCGGAGAGTGGCCATGGAAATAGCCACTGgaccctttctctctctctctctctcttctctttttcttcttcctctgccgAAACCCTTTCTCTCTGTTTTGGTCTTAAACTCTATGTAAACACCAACCACAATTCGTCTCCGCAGCGGAAACTACAGCGGGTCTTCGGGTCGACCCGTCATATTGGCTGTTATACGGTTAAAATGTGTATATTGCCtgtatttcgaggtattttacACCCCACGTACTAAAAGTAATGACCCTATTTTCTCTACTTATTATTAGAAGtgttgctcttttttttttcttttttttttgacaaatagTTATAGTGATTTCATTAAAATGAGTAAGGCCAggatgaccattacatatctttCCGCTACCATGTACAGATAGTCAAGAAGTTGTGATGCAAGAAAACATCGCGGTGATACATAGGCTAGGACCATTCATTCGACAtatcatgctcacttattacaGCGAGCCTATTCAACTATGAAAGCaagcatagtaataggctaaAAGAGTAGAAAATTAAATCTTTTCCTTGCCCTTCATGTCATGGTTAGCAGGCTTCCCCGAGTGAAGATAAGATAGCACATCTTCAACAGAGACTTTGTTCTTCGATTTTGAAGGGTTCTTGTTCTTGGACCCCAATGGCTTTCCCCGTTTCTTCTTCATATTGGAGTCATTTTGGGCGACTCCCCTATGTAGCATTACCTCTATTGGAACAAGCATTCTTCCCAGTATCTCAACTAAACCCAGCGACTTTGCTAAGAACTTGACTGGAGCTACAAGCAATTTCACTTTCTTTGGTGGTGCCGGTGAGCCAGTATTGCCCACAGCTAGGTCTCCTAGCATGAGTTTCATCTTCTTTGGAGAGGCAAAAGGAGAACCATGCCTCCCTCTTTCAATGGCGACTGTTCTGCACCTGGGACTAAGGCAAGCTGCTTGTCTGCATTAGTAGGTGCCTGCAGGTTTGCATTACAAATGACCATTCGCTTTCGCATCTTGGATGAGGAATTTGGGCCAAAAAAGTTTCTTGCAATGAGGGGCAGAATGGGCGTCTGAATGCCCTAGAATTGAAATGCTCTTCCTGTGAAGTTGCACtgtgcaaaacctgcaaaagaaCTAGGCAATTCCACACGGCTTTCCACCCCCTTTGGATCAGAGTTTTGCTCGGCTTTTCTACCTACAAAGGGGCATAAGCCCTGCTCATGAAAAATAAGATGGCAATCCCGGCAACGCCCCATCAGATTCTCGAAAATATGAGATTTCTTCAAAACACCTGGTgccagttttagggtttttgtcagCAAGAAGGGTTTGGCAATATCAtgacactactagaaatctgttcatttacatcaccactattaaatcggttggaattgcacgcgatgtaaaaaaagcGTATAAACATTGGCTTATGAAATATCGATTTCTATTGTGATTATAAACATCGGTCGTTAAATTAACCGATGTGTATGCTttcgttcaaaaattttgaaaaaaatgcggagggactaagttaaaaattttAGAAACGCGGGGGGACTAAACTTTCATTCCCTCCAACACTTAAACTTTTTTCCCTTTCTCTGAAACTTTCGAACCCTAATTACTAACTCTCACTCCTTCCAAACCctactccctctctctccctctctagtTTCACAGGTAGCTAGCTCACACAAATCGAGCCATGGCTCCTCCCAGTATTCTCGGTCCTCCGGAGTTCCACAAACCCTCACCCACCACCACCGCTCCGCCGCCACCCTaacccaaatccaaacccacCACCGGCGAACCCTTCGTGGACCTGATGGTGGCGAATTTCAACGACGTCGGAACCAAGCATGACCTCCTAATGGGCCTGACGGAGAACGACTCTGCCATGTTTCTCTCCACCGGCAACCTCTGCCTCGATCTCTTCTTCCACATCATCCCGAACACTCCAGGCGACTACCTCACCGATGGGACTCCAATGGTAGCCAGTGTCGTGTCATTGGCTTCTTCCTTTATCGCAGTCACTTTATCTTCTTGACCTTCATATTCTTCTTCGTTTTTAACAAAACTAAGGCACGCGCCGAGTCTGTGACTTTGTTTTGCAGTCTCGCCCTTGAGAGGGAAGAAGCACATGGCTCACACAATTGCTCGCGCCACTCTGGGCCTCACTCAGATTTCTCCGGTCTTTGAAGCCCCAAAGGTTTTGCTCTGCTCCGTTTCGCTGAAATATTTGGAATTCTAAAATTGCTTGGCATGCATGTGTTATTTGTATAGAGATTTTGTTATCTGGATTAGTTTTTGGTGTTAATTttgggaaaataaaaatttgatctAGAACTCTTCGTAGCTGTTCATGATTGTTCTTATTAGTTGTTTGATTGATCTTGAGCTTTATATATGTAAAGGATCGATCTATTTTGATGTGGTAATTCGATTTTTGTGTTTATGTGATTGAATTTTGTGGAATTGAAGCTATACATAATATGTGAGcgatttgatttgattgtaaCTGGATTTCGTTGTGTGATATAttgatttgattgtgatttATGAAGCTCACTTTCGCGACGAAAGAGATTGATGTAACGGATTGGGTGGGGTGTTGGCTGAGGTCTGTCTGAGGAGGACTTCACACCAAAGTCTGGCCAGTCAACGGTTGTTAGGCTTCCTGGTCTTGGCTCGAAGAGGGTTGGCTTGTTTGGGCTTGGACAATTTGCTTCGTCTACAGAAGCTTTTAAGGGTCTTGGGGAGGCTGCTGCAGCAGCGGCAAAGACTGCTCAAGCAAGTGATATTGCTATTGTGCTTGCTTCCTCGGAGGGGCTTTCTGCGAAATCTTGCAAAGCTTCTGCGATAGCATCTGGTACTTTGATAGAGAAATTTTTTATTCTAGGTTCAACTGTTCAAGTTATGGTGATAGTTGTTATAAACAGTGTGGAATTGCTCGACTTGTTGTAGGAGCTGTTTTGGGTATATATGAAGACAATAGGTATAAATCTGAGTCAAAGAAATCAGCTCTCAAGTCTGTGGACATTCTTGGTCTTGGAACTGGCCTGAACTTGAGAAGAAGCTCAAGTATGCTCAAGATGTTGCTTCTGGAATAATATTTGGGAAAGAGCTCACGAATTCACCTGCCAATGTTCTCACACCTGGTTCGTTTTAGCTCTACTATTGCCATTTTGGTGGGCCATACTTGTAATTTTTATGTTGATTGAGTTATATCTAGTATTGAATGGATGTGATGATCATTATGTATTCAGGGAAACTAGCAGAAGAGGCCTCAAAAATTGCTTCCTTATATAGTGATGTTCTATCTACATAAATATTGAATGAAGAGCAATGCAAATTGAAATCgtaagttatttctttttctagaATTCTAGTTGTTgaatgttgaattgttgatgtcttgatgatatatatatatatatatatatatatatatatatatatatatatatatatatatatatatatatatatatatatattcattataTTGTGCTATTGCCGATTTACCGATTATGTTTACAATGAGATTGGCTGTTAATCTGAAAGTTGAAAGCTTGAGAGTTGAATGCTTTCCTGGGTAAGTTAATCTGCCTTAATTTGCAGGCTTGGTGATTGTATTcagatattcttcttcttcaattcatcaattgcCCCACCTCCTTTAATTCACATATTTCACTATGACAGAACAAATGGAGGACTTTGAGATTTCAAACCACTGAGCTTCTCTCTATTTTGCTTCAATACCAAAAATCTACTTTCTCTTGGTAAGAACTTCTACTCCCTGTTAAATTCCTGTTCTTAAATCTATTCAAGGTTCTTGTGGAATGCACTTTTGATAATTACCCAGCTTTGGTAACCCCTTTAGGATGGATAGGACTGGAATTGTACTTTTTTACTGCACTCCGAGTGTTTGATGTTATGCCTCAAAGACAACACCCAAGCTGAACCAGTGGGCTATTCTATGATTTTTGAAAAACCTATACTCCTTGTTTTACTCTCAGTTTTTGACAGCTTAAAGTagactcttcaatgatcattttgagCTTGGTTTCACAAAAAACGGAGTTAAAATGAGATACTTGTGCTTTTTTGAAGTTACTGCACTGTTTCAGGATTTCTGCAGAATCCAGCTTTTCTGTAATTTCAGATTCTTGTTTGACCCTCCATTTGAACTTCTATCAGCATGAAACTTTGCAAAATAGTAGCTTTGCATGTCTTGATAAAATCTGGAAAGTTTTGCTTGAAATCATTGAAAGACAAATTGTTGGTGAAATTTCCTTGCTTGTTAccagttttctgaaattttctcaaactTGCAGCTTATTGTTGCAAACAATTGATTTGAGAACCTTTACACTTATTTTTCTGTCCTCGATCTTTAGTGAGTCGGATTAGACATGCAAAGCATGCCTTGAAACTTAACTTCAGTTCGAAAGGCTTAGAACACTTATTGTTTGTTCTGTTGTCTTTCTACCATGTTTTGAACTTCCAAGAACAATAGAGTAGAATTCTTTCACAATCTTGAAATCATCTTTGCATCGTGTTCGAGTAATCTGTAAAGAAATTTTACTTATTGATTGCAGCATACTTtcctatgttttctttttcttttttactgtggAGCTGAAAAAGTTATCATCAT is a genomic window containing:
- the LOC133738496 gene encoding uncharacterized protein LOC133738496, yielding MATLRSFISSSSSLPLLPPPLLRFSPPPPPIFRHVATPRRFSRLVLASSASPFDDLRRPIQSSKKSVLSNLIQEIEPLNVSLIQKDVPPTTVDAMKRTISGMLGLLPSDQFQVVIEALWEPLSKLLVSSMMTGYTLRNAEYRLCLERNFDISEENLEKQTSEDSKVDLQGMLLESANIIKFHAKDEFSPKAGEVMEDPLENLDIQGLGEVSPEVQQYILHLQAHLSSAKKELHDVKRKSAALQMQQFVGEEKNDLLDYLRSLQPEKVAELSEPTSPELKEIIHSVVHGLLATLSPKMHSKAPPLSENTSAGAINVGSEDCAELVENTSLQFQPLILLTRDYLARLLFWCMLLGHYLKGLEYRMELTELLALTSDPEGFQRASI